A single region of the Nocardioides sp. W7 genome encodes:
- a CDS encoding ABC transporter permease, translating to MTTEATREPTRALDANVIAALGAAERPPRAGAVSSSLTFGWRALLKIKHVPEQLFDVTMFPILFTLMFTYVFGGAISGSTQDYLQYALPGILTQTVVFITMYTGLTINTDIDKGVFDRFRSLPVWRASLLVGALLGDTLRYGLASFMVLVVGVLIGYRAPGGFVGVLLAVLLLLVFCFSLSWLWLIVGLKVRSPNAVMGTSMMVLFPLTFISSVFAPPETMPGWLQAFVDINPVTLLCEAARGLMNDVPDSGDILIVLVLSAAITAVFAPIALRLYNTK from the coding sequence ATGACCACCGAGGCCACCCGCGAGCCGACCCGGGCCCTGGACGCGAACGTGATCGCCGCCCTGGGCGCTGCCGAGCGGCCCCCGCGCGCGGGAGCGGTCAGCTCCTCGCTCACCTTCGGGTGGCGGGCGCTGCTGAAGATCAAGCACGTCCCCGAGCAGCTCTTCGACGTGACCATGTTCCCGATCCTGTTCACGCTGATGTTCACCTACGTGTTCGGCGGGGCGATCTCCGGCTCGACCCAGGACTATCTCCAGTACGCCCTGCCCGGGATCCTGACCCAGACGGTCGTGTTCATCACGATGTACACCGGACTGACCATCAACACCGACATCGACAAGGGCGTCTTCGACCGATTCCGGTCCTTGCCGGTCTGGCGTGCCTCGCTGCTCGTCGGCGCCCTGCTCGGCGACACCCTGCGCTACGGCCTGGCGTCGTTCATGGTGCTGGTCGTCGGCGTGCTGATCGGCTACCGCGCACCCGGCGGGTTCGTCGGAGTGCTCCTCGCGGTGCTCCTGCTGCTGGTCTTCTGCTTCTCGCTGAGCTGGCTGTGGCTGATCGTCGGCCTGAAGGTCCGCAGCCCCAACGCGGTGATGGGCACCTCGATGATGGTGCTGTTCCCGCTGACCTTCATCAGCTCCGTCTTCGCCCCGCCGGAGACCATGCCGGGCTGGCTGCAGGCCTTCGTCGACATCAACCCGGTCACCCTGCTCTGCGAGGCGGCCCGGGGCCTGATGAACGACGTGCCCGACAGCGGCGACATCCTCATCGTGCTGGTGCTCTCGGCCGCGATCACGGCGGTGTTCGCCCCGATCGCGCTGCGGCTCTACAACACCAAGTGA
- a CDS encoding SigE family RNA polymerase sigma factor: protein MAARDRDAFAEFVTARSAALHRAAYLMVGDPGLAQDLVQEALTKTYVAWPRLRDPANAEAYTRKAITTTAISWFRRRSWSERPTEQLPEARTTGPADAADERAWVWQALLELPVRQRAAVVLRYYEDLTEAQTAEAMGCAVGTVKSQVSAALRKLRERLGDDATLLPLDDLLTTGR from the coding sequence ATGGCGGCACGGGACCGGGACGCCTTCGCGGAGTTCGTGACGGCGCGCAGTGCCGCGCTGCACCGCGCGGCGTACCTCATGGTCGGCGACCCCGGCCTGGCCCAGGACCTGGTCCAGGAGGCGCTGACCAAGACGTACGTCGCCTGGCCGCGGCTGCGCGACCCCGCCAATGCGGAGGCATACACCCGCAAGGCGATCACGACCACCGCGATCAGCTGGTTCCGCCGGCGCAGCTGGTCGGAGCGGCCGACCGAACAGCTGCCGGAGGCCAGGACCACCGGACCCGCCGACGCCGCCGACGAGCGGGCCTGGGTGTGGCAGGCGCTGCTGGAGCTGCCGGTGCGGCAGCGGGCGGCCGTGGTGCTGCGCTACTACGAGGACCTCACCGAGGCCCAGACCGCCGAGGCGATGGGCTGCGCGGTCGGCACCGTGAAGAGCCAGGTCTCGGCCGCGCTCCGCAAGCTCCGCGAGCGGCTCGGCGACGACGCGACGCTGCTCCCCCTCGACGACCTGCTGACTACCGGACGGTGA
- a CDS encoding trimeric intracellular cation channel family protein — translation MPTLVVLDLVGIFVFAISGALVAVRKDLDVFGVLVLAGTTGLGGGFLRDVLIGAAPPTALADWRYLMVPIGAGLLTFRFHPTVGRLERTVNVFDAFGLALFCVVGAVKALDYGLGPLPAALMGMVTGIGGGMLRDVLAGRVPVIFRGELYAIPALAGALVAVVGTRAELPELLVTSAGAAVCLVWRLLAIWRNWRAPMPMGPASV, via the coding sequence GTGCCGACCCTCGTCGTGCTCGACCTCGTCGGCATCTTCGTGTTCGCGATCTCCGGCGCCCTGGTGGCGGTCCGCAAGGACCTCGACGTGTTCGGCGTCCTCGTCCTGGCCGGTACGACCGGTCTCGGCGGCGGGTTCCTCCGCGACGTGCTCATCGGCGCCGCACCGCCCACGGCGCTGGCCGACTGGCGCTACCTGATGGTGCCGATCGGCGCGGGCCTGCTGACCTTCCGCTTCCATCCCACGGTGGGCCGCCTCGAGCGCACCGTGAACGTCTTCGACGCCTTCGGGCTGGCGCTGTTCTGCGTGGTCGGGGCGGTCAAGGCGCTCGACTACGGGCTCGGTCCGCTGCCCGCCGCGCTGATGGGCATGGTGACCGGCATCGGGGGCGGGATGCTGCGCGACGTACTGGCCGGCCGGGTTCCGGTGATCTTCCGCGGGGAGCTCTACGCGATCCCGGCCCTCGCAGGCGCGCTGGTCGCGGTCGTCGGCACCCGCGCCGAGCTGCCCGAGCTGCTGGTCACCAGCGCCGGTGCGGCGGTCTGCCTGGTCTGGCGGCTGCTCGCGATCTGGCGGAACTGGCGGGCCCCGATGCCCATGGGGCCCGCCAGCGTGTGA
- a CDS encoding D-arabinono-1,4-lactone oxidase, which yields MEWSNWSGLESARPARTVTPASVAQVVAEIERAREAGTTVKMIGTGHSFTAISAPEHTMLRPVGMAGVVGVDREAMTVTALAGTRLKDLNAPLERLGLSLHNMGDIAEQTLAGATSTGTHGTGGVAAGLAAQLAAVELVTGTGEVLRASETENPDVFAVARVGLGALGVLTTVTFRIEPLFVLEATEQPMSWDEALGSFDQMTAESHHVDLYWFPHTDRMSVKRNDRLDVPLSEAEPLSAARAWFDDDFLQNHAFGALCRVLNRVPAAIPRVNRVNAHLMGARTYSDVAHRVFTARRDVVFREMEYAVPRAAGLEVLREARAAIESSGLRISFPVEIRTAPADDVALSTASGRDSFYLAFHTHRDADHRAYFDLLEPILRAHDGRPHWGKVHTRTAADLAPAYPRFEEFLAIRDRLDPDRVFANDYLRRVLGD from the coding sequence CGTGGCCGAGATCGAGCGGGCCCGGGAGGCCGGTACGACGGTCAAGATGATCGGCACCGGCCACAGCTTCACCGCGATCTCGGCCCCCGAGCACACGATGCTGCGACCCGTCGGGATGGCCGGCGTCGTGGGGGTCGACCGCGAGGCGATGACGGTCACGGCGCTCGCCGGCACCCGGCTGAAGGACCTCAACGCCCCGCTCGAACGACTCGGGCTGAGCCTGCACAACATGGGCGACATCGCCGAGCAGACGCTCGCCGGAGCGACCTCGACCGGCACCCACGGCACCGGCGGCGTCGCGGCCGGCCTCGCCGCGCAGCTCGCCGCCGTCGAGCTGGTCACCGGCACCGGCGAGGTGCTGCGCGCCAGCGAGACCGAGAACCCCGACGTCTTCGCCGTCGCCCGGGTCGGCCTGGGCGCGCTCGGCGTGCTCACCACCGTGACGTTCCGGATCGAGCCGCTCTTCGTGCTCGAGGCCACCGAGCAGCCGATGTCGTGGGACGAGGCGCTCGGCTCGTTCGACCAGATGACGGCCGAGAGCCACCACGTCGACCTGTACTGGTTCCCCCACACCGACCGGATGTCGGTCAAGCGCAACGACCGGCTCGACGTACCCCTCAGCGAGGCGGAGCCGCTGTCGGCCGCCCGCGCGTGGTTCGACGACGACTTCCTGCAGAACCACGCCTTCGGGGCGCTGTGCCGGGTGCTCAACCGGGTGCCCGCCGCCATCCCGCGGGTCAACCGCGTCAATGCCCACCTGATGGGCGCGCGCACCTACAGCGACGTCGCGCACCGGGTCTTCACGGCCCGCCGCGACGTCGTCTTCCGCGAGATGGAGTACGCCGTGCCGCGGGCGGCCGGGCTCGAGGTGCTCCGCGAGGCGCGGGCGGCCATCGAGTCCAGCGGACTGCGGATCAGCTTCCCGGTCGAGATCCGCACCGCCCCCGCCGACGACGTCGCCCTGTCGACCGCATCCGGTCGCGACTCCTTCTACCTGGCCTTCCACACCCACCGCGACGCCGACCACCGCGCCTACTTCGACCTCCTGGAGCCGATCCTGCGCGCCCACGACGGTCGCCCGCACTGGGGCAAGGTGCACACCCGCACCGCGGCGGACCTCGCGCCGGCGTACCCCCGCTTCGAGGAGTTCCTGGCGATCCGGGACCGGCTCGACCCGGACCGGGTCTTCGCCAACGACTACCTGCGCCGGGTGCTCGGCGACTGA
- a CDS encoding ATP-binding cassette domain-containing protein, producing the protein MDLAIETHGLVKTFGDNRAVDGVDLAIRTGGVYGVLGPNGAGKTTTIKMLATLLEPDGGTATVLGHDVVREAAEVRARVAMTGQFASLDEDLTGLENLTLLARLYGYARPAARDRAMQLLEAFDLAESAKKQVKAYSGGMRRRIDIAGSIVVRPDLMFLDEPTTGLDPRSRNQVWEIVRALVGAGTTILLTTQYLEEADQLADRIAVIDHGRVIAEGTSGELKASVGSGAVHVRVADPADRDEVARLLGESLATEAVLESDPAAVSLRVEDPTAVAGALHRVGELGLLISEYSLGQPSLDEVFLALTGRPAEETETQEVPA; encoded by the coding sequence ATGGACCTAGCGATCGAAACACACGGCCTGGTCAAGACCTTCGGGGACAACCGGGCGGTGGACGGCGTCGACCTGGCCATCCGGACGGGTGGGGTGTACGGCGTGCTGGGGCCCAACGGGGCGGGGAAGACGACCACCATCAAGATGCTGGCCACCCTCCTCGAGCCCGACGGCGGCACGGCCACGGTGCTCGGGCACGACGTGGTCCGCGAGGCGGCCGAGGTGCGGGCGCGGGTCGCGATGACCGGCCAGTTCGCCTCGCTCGACGAGGACCTGACCGGACTGGAGAACCTCACCCTGCTGGCTCGTCTCTACGGCTACGCGCGGCCTGCGGCCCGCGACCGGGCGATGCAGCTGCTGGAGGCCTTCGACCTCGCCGAGTCGGCGAAGAAGCAGGTCAAGGCCTACTCCGGCGGCATGCGCCGGCGCATCGACATCGCCGGGTCGATCGTCGTGCGCCCCGACCTGATGTTCCTCGACGAGCCGACCACGGGCCTGGACCCGCGCAGTCGCAACCAGGTCTGGGAGATCGTGCGGGCCCTGGTGGGCGCCGGGACCACGATCCTGCTGACGACGCAGTACCTCGAGGAGGCCGACCAGCTCGCCGACCGGATCGCGGTGATCGACCACGGCCGGGTGATCGCCGAGGGCACCAGCGGAGAGCTGAAGGCCTCCGTCGGGTCCGGCGCCGTGCACGTCCGGGTCGCCGACCCGGCCGACCGCGACGAGGTGGCCCGCCTGCTGGGCGAGTCGCTGGCCACCGAGGCGGTCCTGGAGTCCGATCCCGCCGCGGTCAGCCTCCGGGTCGAGGACCCGACGGCGGTCGCGGGCGCCCTGCACCGGGTCGGCGAGCTGGGCCTGCTGATCAGCGAGTACAGCCTCGGCCAGCCCAGCCTCGACGAGGTGTTCCTGGCCCTGACGGGCCGACCGGCCGAGGAGACCGAGACCCAGGAGGTTCCCGCATGA
- the sepH gene encoding septation protein SepH — MAHLTLAGISEDGRRLLLVSDTGDEYTLAVDAHLRSALRGDTARPGQLEIRMDSTIRPRDIQARIRAGESPEAVAAAAKTTVEKIMPFAGPVLAERQHVAQRAQRSSVRRSADASGSARTLGDAVAAQLRPLNVRAETVEWDAWRREDGRWTLAALYDTSARSGTAHFTFDAPGNYVVLDDEDARWLVGDLIGTVTAEAPAQRDDLERARQRRQATPAPDELPLGDDAIGLVRDEPLLEQPLEAFLDDQPGLDETEIADEAADAAAADPDPEPDLEPDPEPVAEPVAQQDPDHDRDEPPARRPVRKSRGRASVPSWDEIMFGGGKQD, encoded by the coding sequence ATGGCGCACCTCACCCTCGCGGGCATCAGCGAGGACGGGAGACGCCTGTTGCTGGTCAGCGACACGGGCGACGAGTACACGCTCGCCGTCGACGCCCACCTCCGGTCCGCCCTCCGGGGCGACACCGCACGACCCGGCCAGTTGGAGATACGCATGGACAGCACGATCCGCCCCAGGGACATCCAGGCCCGGATCCGGGCCGGCGAGTCCCCCGAGGCCGTCGCCGCGGCGGCCAAGACCACGGTCGAGAAGATCATGCCGTTCGCCGGGCCGGTGCTCGCCGAGCGCCAGCACGTCGCCCAGCGCGCGCAGCGTTCCTCGGTACGCCGCTCGGCCGACGCCTCCGGCTCGGCCCGCACCCTCGGAGACGCCGTCGCCGCCCAGCTCCGGCCCCTCAACGTGCGCGCCGAGACCGTCGAATGGGACGCCTGGCGGCGCGAGGACGGCCGCTGGACCCTGGCTGCGCTGTACGACACGAGCGCGCGCTCCGGCACCGCCCACTTCACCTTCGACGCCCCCGGCAACTACGTCGTCCTCGACGACGAGGACGCTCGCTGGCTGGTCGGCGACCTGATCGGCACCGTCACCGCCGAGGCGCCGGCGCAGCGTGACGACCTCGAGCGGGCCCGCCAGCGTCGCCAGGCGACCCCCGCTCCCGACGAGCTGCCCCTGGGCGACGACGCCATCGGGCTCGTGCGCGACGAGCCGCTGCTGGAGCAGCCGCTCGAGGCGTTCCTCGACGACCAGCCCGGCCTGGACGAGACCGAGATCGCCGACGAGGCGGCCGATGCCGCCGCTGCGGACCCGGACCCCGAGCCGGACCTCGAGCCGGACCCCGAGCCGGTCGCCGAGCCCGTGGCCCAGCAGGACCCCGACCACGACCGGGACGAGCCCCCCGCCCGCCGGCCGGTGCGCAAGAGCCGCGGCCGGGCCTCGGTGCCGAGCTGGGACGAGATC